A region of Clostridium acetobutylicum ATCC 824 DNA encodes the following proteins:
- a CDS encoding cysteine hydrolase — MIYFCPFHRNAFNYLNDDFRYTGFQRQDKTIIDNWNTVSTPPAPTLKPVKIDPRNTALLILDMENTLCTNPECRASIPKIRNLLVKARENNIPVIYSLRPTATALDVIKPLAPLPMDLVVRSGVDKFYKTNLGEILQQKNIKNVIVTGYAANGAVLHTATGAALRNYNVIVPVDAVSADVPYAEQYTAWHMINSPGTRDKAVLTRTNLISI, encoded by the coding sequence GTGATATATTTTTGCCCCTTTCATAGAAACGCTTTCAATTACTTAAATGATGATTTTAGATATACTGGGTTTCAAAGACAAGACAAAACAATTATAGATAACTGGAATACAGTTTCTACACCTCCTGCACCTACGCTAAAACCAGTAAAGATTGATCCTAGAAATACTGCACTTTTAATATTAGATATGGAAAATACACTATGTACAAATCCAGAATGTAGAGCTTCTATACCTAAAATTCGTAATTTACTTGTAAAGGCTCGCGAAAACAATATACCAGTCATTTATAGCCTTAGACCAACAGCTACTGCTTTAGATGTAATTAAACCTTTAGCTCCTCTGCCAATGGATCTTGTTGTAAGATCTGGTGTGGACAAATTCTATAAAACTAATCTAGGCGAAATATTACAACAAAAAAACATTAAAAATGTTATAGTTACAGGCTATGCTGCAAACGGAGCAGTTCTTCATACTGCTACTGGTGCTGCTCTTCGTAATTATAATGTAATTGTTCCTGTTGATGCTGTATCCGCAGACGTTCCCTATGCTGAACAATACACTGCCTGGCATATGATTAATAGTCCTGGAACAAGGGATAAGGCAGTATTAACACGAACTAATCTAATATCAATTTAA
- the tyrS gene encoding tyrosine--tRNA ligase → MKNIDEQIKIIKKGAEEIIDAKELKEKLIKAEKENTQLVVKLGLDPSAPDIHLGHAVVLRKLKQLQDLGHKIVIIIGDFTGMIGDPTGKSKTRKQLSSQQVMKNAETYEKQIFKILDRNKTDLRFNSQWLEKLNFKEVIELASKYTVARMLEREDFKKRFKNQQSIGIHEFFYPLMQAYDSMAIKADIEFGGTDQRFNLLMGRTLQAEYGEEKQIAIFMPLLEGIDGKEKMSKSLGNYIGIEESAKDMYVKVMQIPDSLIIKYFELCTDMHPDAIDIIRKQLNEDKVNPRDIKMKLAKEIVCLYHNEAEALNAEIYFKNLFQDKEIPEDIPIFKVRSENNLIEAIVKINSNTSKSEARRLIAQGGVKLNGRKVIDFNDIILKSNDVIQIGKKKIVKLLVE, encoded by the coding sequence ATGAAGAATATTGATGAACAAATAAAAATAATAAAAAAGGGCGCAGAAGAAATAATAGATGCTAAAGAATTAAAAGAGAAGTTAATAAAAGCAGAAAAGGAAAATACACAATTAGTGGTTAAATTAGGACTTGATCCAAGTGCGCCTGATATACACTTAGGTCATGCAGTGGTATTAAGAAAATTAAAACAGCTTCAGGACCTAGGTCATAAAATAGTTATAATTATAGGTGATTTTACAGGAATGATAGGAGATCCTACGGGAAAATCAAAAACACGAAAGCAGCTATCAAGTCAGCAGGTTATGAAAAATGCTGAAACTTATGAAAAGCAAATATTTAAAATATTAGATAGGAATAAAACTGATTTGAGGTTTAATAGCCAATGGTTAGAAAAATTAAATTTTAAAGAGGTAATTGAGCTTGCTTCAAAATACACAGTGGCTAGAATGCTTGAAAGAGAGGACTTCAAAAAGAGGTTTAAAAATCAGCAAAGTATAGGAATACATGAATTTTTTTATCCTTTAATGCAGGCGTATGATTCAATGGCTATTAAAGCTGATATTGAATTTGGTGGGACTGACCAGAGATTTAATCTTTTAATGGGGAGAACTCTTCAAGCAGAATATGGAGAGGAAAAACAGATAGCTATATTTATGCCTCTGTTAGAAGGGATAGATGGAAAAGAAAAGATGAGTAAAAGCTTAGGTAACTATATTGGTATTGAAGAAAGTGCAAAGGATATGTACGTAAAAGTTATGCAAATACCGGACAGCTTAATAATTAAATATTTTGAGCTTTGTACAGATATGCATCCAGACGCAATTGATATAATTAGGAAACAGCTTAATGAGGATAAAGTTAATCCTAGAGATATAAAAATGAAGCTTGCTAAGGAAATTGTTTGTTTATACCATAATGAAGCAGAAGCCCTTAATGCAGAAATATACTTTAAAAATCTATTTCAAGATAAAGAAATTCCAGAAGATATACCGATTTTTAAAGTTAGGTCAGAGAATAATTTAATTGAGGCAATTGTAAAAATTAATTCAAATACATCAAAAAGTGAAGCAAGAAGACTTATCGCTCAGGGTGGGGTAAAACTAAATGGAAGAAAAGTTATAGATTTTAATGATATTATCTTAAAAAGTAATGATGTAATTCAAATAGGAAAGAAAAAAATTGTAAAGCTATTAGTAGAATAA
- a CDS encoding DUF2262 domain-containing protein, translated as MLNTLRNNSKTEKDLLEQLKECPVSEITGIVSISGVTAGRAGGENIWTLNTELDAWRINGSSIKTTPLHIKKKVTDEELKSIQKVIKAETIVRIKARMIEKSVFGRPDALLEGFIEEVSNDKELNEYLKELQKTVTYVDPDFGSLVFDRMVKWYGGNIIWGEDRINLNLLLDDDENIASSLEVAKDLWNNQLMWQKRVCDYAVEKLLGLKNESWLEEDEEEITAEEFKKRMKLEAITVRPNGEFEFWHDDGDLFWGHSILISGDLNHGLEDADIPG; from the coding sequence ATGTTAAATACTTTAAGAAATAATTCTAAAACAGAAAAAGATCTATTGGAGCAATTAAAAGAATGTCCTGTATCAGAAATAACAGGGATAGTATCTATAAGTGGAGTTACTGCTGGAAGAGCAGGTGGCGAGAACATATGGACCTTAAATACAGAACTAGATGCATGGAGAATTAATGGTAGTAGTATAAAAACCACACCACTTCATATTAAGAAAAAAGTTACAGATGAAGAATTAAAAAGTATACAGAAGGTAATAAAAGCAGAAACCATAGTAAGAATAAAAGCGCGTATGATTGAGAAAAGTGTATTTGGTAGACCTGATGCGCTTTTAGAAGGATTTATTGAGGAAGTTTCAAATGATAAGGAATTAAATGAATACTTAAAGGAACTTCAAAAAACAGTTACTTATGTTGATCCTGATTTTGGAAGCCTTGTTTTTGATAGAATGGTTAAGTGGTATGGTGGAAATATAATTTGGGGAGAAGATAGAATTAATCTTAATTTGCTACTAGATGATGATGAAAATATAGCCTCTAGCTTAGAGGTCGCAAAAGACTTGTGGAATAATCAATTAATGTGGCAAAAGCGTGTTTGTGATTATGCGGTTGAAAAGCTTCTTGGTTTAAAGAATGAAAGTTGGCTTGAAGAGGATGAGGAAGAAATAACAGCTGAAGAATTTAAAAAGCGTATGAAGCTTGAAGCTATTACGGTAAGACCAAATGGAGAATTTGAATTTTGGCATGATGATGGAGATTTATTTTGGGGACACTCAATTTTAATTTCAGGTGATTTAAATCATGGTTTGGAGGATGCGGATATTCCGGGTTAG
- a CDS encoding pentapeptide repeat-containing protein, protein MNAKGNFNYNSAEKKNKNFMYQNLERSHCYSCDFSMSNFNYVNFRGAHFKFCNLYKCSFKHAEFIGSNLKGSDFKDAVFENTVFDSVRLEDVSFKDAKFINTIFVSTNTAAAKNLDIKNPGIRIFNEMPKLEISDNLKNAVLSAMENKYIKKSRILDTKDGGINTLSLMLLLENFDEETLIKGLTLLNSQIDRDFYTLSYITKFLENMPKE, encoded by the coding sequence ATGAACGCTAAAGGCAATTTTAATTACAATAGTGCAGAAAAAAAGAACAAAAACTTCATGTATCAAAATCTTGAAAGAAGCCATTGCTACAGCTGCGACTTTTCAATGTCTAATTTCAACTATGTAAATTTTAGAGGAGCACACTTTAAGTTCTGTAACCTTTATAAATGCAGCTTTAAGCATGCAGAATTCATTGGCTCAAATTTAAAAGGAAGCGATTTTAAAGATGCAGTGTTTGAAAATACTGTTTTTGACTCAGTAAGACTTGAAGATGTTAGCTTTAAAGACGCAAAATTTATAAATACTATATTTGTATCAACCAATACAGCCGCAGCTAAAAACTTAGATATAAAAAATCCAGGTATAAGAATCTTTAATGAAATGCCTAAACTTGAAATTAGTGATAACTTAAAAAATGCTGTTTTAAGTGCAATGGAAAATAAATATATAAAAAAATCACGAATTCTCGATACAAAGGATGGAGGAATAAATACTCTAAGTCTTATGCTTCTTCTAGAAAATTTTGACGAAGAAACATTGATTAAGGGGCTTACACTTCTTAATAGTCAGATAGATAGAGATTTTTATACTCTTAGCTATATAACAAAATTCTTAGAAAATATGCCTAAAGAGTAA
- a CDS encoding DEAD/DEAH box helicase, whose amino-acid sequence MNFKKLGISEALVEVLKKSGITEPTPVQAESISHIKGGRDVIGEAQTGTGKTLAFLLPIFENISPTLSAVQALIVTPTRELALQITEQALKLKEAKDINILAAYGGKDIASQQKKLRGSTHLIIATPGRLLDLIQRKTVDLRKLKSFVLDEADQMLLMGFKNDVEEILKNAPKKRQMLCFSATISPAVKKLAYRYMTNPLTISTKKKEVTLENIEQFVVETTDRKKLEDLCTALKQDNPFMAIIFGRTKRRVDELEVELYRRGFDCQKLHSDLTQTKRERIMKSFRNGDFQYLLATDVASRGLDISGVSHIYNYDVPDNPESYIHRIGRTGRAGEEGYTCLFAAERDKRKLEDIEAAIKFKIPRRDLTGGKNER is encoded by the coding sequence ATGAATTTTAAAAAATTAGGAATTAGTGAAGCACTAGTTGAGGTGCTAAAAAAGAGTGGTATTACTGAGCCAACTCCAGTTCAAGCTGAGAGTATAAGCCACATTAAAGGTGGAAGAGATGTCATTGGAGAAGCCCAAACAGGTACCGGAAAAACCCTTGCATTTCTACTCCCTATTTTTGAAAATATATCACCAACATTAAGCGCAGTTCAAGCCTTGATTGTAACACCTACAAGAGAGCTTGCCCTCCAAATAACAGAACAAGCTTTAAAGCTTAAAGAAGCTAAGGATATAAATATATTAGCTGCCTATGGTGGTAAGGATATAGCCTCCCAACAAAAAAAACTTAGAGGAAGCACTCATCTTATTATTGCAACACCAGGTAGACTTTTAGATCTTATCCAGAGAAAAACTGTAGATCTAAGAAAGTTAAAAAGTTTTGTACTTGACGAAGCAGATCAAATGCTTTTAATGGGCTTTAAAAATGATGTAGAAGAAATCCTTAAAAATGCTCCTAAAAAAAGGCAAATGCTTTGTTTCTCTGCAACTATAAGCCCTGCTGTAAAAAAATTAGCCTATAGATACATGACTAACCCTCTTACAATATCTACAAAGAAAAAAGAGGTTACTTTAGAAAACATTGAACAATTTGTAGTAGAAACCACTGACAGAAAAAAATTAGAAGATTTGTGTACCGCATTAAAGCAAGATAATCCCTTTATGGCTATCATATTTGGAAGAACCAAAAGAAGAGTAGATGAACTTGAAGTAGAGCTTTATAGAAGAGGTTTTGACTGTCAAAAACTTCACAGTGATTTAACTCAAACAAAACGTGAAAGAATTATGAAGTCCTTTAGAAATGGTGATTTTCAATACCTTCTAGCTACAGATGTAGCATCAAGAGGTCTAGATATAAGTGGAGTAAGTCATATATATAATTATGATGTTCCAGATAATCCTGAAAGCTACATACATCGTATAGGTAGAACTGGAAGAGCTGGAGAAGAAGGCTACACTTGCTTGTTCGCTGCTGAAAGAGATAAAAGAAAATTAGAAGATATAGAAGCTGCCATTAAATTTAAGATACCTAGAAGAGATTTAACTGGAGGTAAAAATGAACGCTAA
- a CDS encoding DUF6143 family protein — MKYENQFFEDKSIVKKEVVSIPVSQEESVKGRYFVGQTGILGVDKGIGAWAGLINPCDSKIDLYAYVFTITNLSSEYLIAEVWLNTNLPQKGRISHRVSPTNTSLRPLPKNKVDIRFTDFTSELPCEGVNVYERIVPPKTTLVAEEDGKFIEGPNGNYVIVIKSLGASLSKAIVAFGWSEKPIY, encoded by the coding sequence ATGAAATACGAAAATCAGTTTTTTGAAGATAAAAGTATTGTAAAGAAAGAAGTAGTTAGCATTCCAGTTTCTCAAGAAGAATCAGTAAAGGGAAGGTATTTTGTAGGACAAACAGGAATTTTGGGAGTAGATAAAGGCATAGGTGCTTGGGCAGGTTTGATAAATCCATGTGACTCAAAAATTGATTTGTATGCTTATGTATTTACCATTACAAACTTGTCTAGTGAGTATTTAATTGCTGAGGTATGGCTTAATACAAATCTTCCTCAAAAGGGAAGGATATCACACAGAGTATCACCTACAAATACTTCTTTAAGACCTCTTCCCAAAAACAAGGTGGATATTAGATTTACTGATTTTACTAGTGAATTGCCATGTGAAGGAGTTAATGTTTATGAGAGGATTGTACCGCCTAAAACAACTTTAGTAGCTGAAGAAGATGGAAAATTTATAGAGGGACCTAATGGAAATTATGTAATAGTCATAAAATCTTTAGGAGCAAGTCTTAGTAAGGCAATAGTTGCATTTGGTTGGTCAGAAAAGCCAATATATTAG
- a CDS encoding YsnF/AvaK domain-containing protein, with product MFLLNSSTENVTLKLKSEQLDIAKQWIQTEDVKAYKETSSIQKTFTIPVEREELVIEKIPTASDDKKEVIRIPLSEEEVNFSKHRIILEDVSIYKNQIEDVRHIEETLKKENPKIETFGNAKVIKK from the coding sequence GTGTTTTTGTTGAATTCCTCAACTGAAAATGTAACCCTAAAGCTTAAGTCGGAACAATTAGACATAGCCAAACAGTGGATACAAACAGAGGATGTTAAAGCCTACAAGGAAACTTCCTCCATACAAAAAACTTTTACTATACCTGTTGAACGTGAAGAACTCGTAATAGAAAAAATACCTACGGCTTCTGATGATAAAAAAGAAGTTATACGAATACCTCTAAGTGAGGAGGAAGTTAACTTTTCAAAACATAGGATAATTTTAGAGGATGTATCAATATATAAAAATCAAATAGAAGATGTAAGACACATTGAAGAAACCTTAAAAAAAGAAAATCCTAAAATAGAAACCTTCGGTAATGCTAAGGTAATAAAAAAATAA
- a CDS encoding YsnF/AvaK domain-containing protein — MGILDGLFGENDDNKKADTNNDAKLKLRKEELDINKDKVQKGEVELGKEIIEEHKAVDVPVKREEVVIERKALNNEASDSPITDEESIKIPVSEEKVNVGKHTVLTSEVSAHKHDVEDTHHVDETLKREEARVNRTGDADVVDTQPKQQ, encoded by the coding sequence ATGGGAATATTAGATGGACTTTTTGGAGAAAACGATGATAATAAAAAAGCAGATACAAATAACGATGCCAAACTTAAACTTCGTAAAGAAGAACTTGATATCAACAAGGATAAAGTTCAAAAAGGTGAAGTAGAACTTGGCAAGGAAATTATAGAAGAGCATAAAGCCGTTGATGTCCCTGTAAAACGTGAAGAAGTAGTAATTGAAAGAAAAGCTCTAAACAATGAAGCAAGCGATTCACCTATAACTGACGAGGAAAGTATTAAAATTCCTGTCAGCGAGGAAAAAGTTAATGTTGGTAAGCATACAGTACTAACTAGTGAAGTTTCAGCCCATAAACATGATGTAGAAGACACTCATCATGTAGATGAAACTCTTAAAAGAGAAGAAGCCAGAGTAAACAGAACAGGCGATGCTGATGTAGTTGATACTCAGCCTAAGCAGCAGTAA